One window of Anaerolineae bacterium genomic DNA carries:
- a CDS encoding creatininase family protein, translated as IIAPGMAPQPGMMYHFEGTFARPEYLELKNGVIGDPTKATREKGEKLVTRTVDYIVELINDIMTRWPVGVKPPVK; from the coding sequence GGATCATCGCTCCGGGCATGGCCCCGCAGCCGGGCATGATGTACCATTTCGAGGGCACGTTCGCGCGGCCGGAGTACCTGGAGCTGAAGAACGGCGTCATCGGCGATCCCACCAAGGCCACCCGCGAAAAGGGAGAGAAGCTGGTGACCCGGACCGTCGATTACATCGTAGAGCTGATCAATGACATCATGACGCGGTGGCCGGTGGGCGTGAAACCGCCCGTAAAATAA